One Syntrophorhabdaceae bacterium genomic window carries:
- a CDS encoding PilN domain-containing protein → MIKINLLPRKPKKGTLKYKVIISILVTLINGLALGGLFYSNMRQIENYKVMSASVKREKANLEPIYAEYLNLEKGKKDTERRIKAIGNLKEGRALAARTLYDLTAVVRESLWLKSFRKTQNRFELEGRSLENESISNFMESLSRIPYMTNVELKNVEDVTDEGIVVKKFLIQGNIGL, encoded by the coding sequence ATGATAAAGATAAACCTCCTTCCAAGGAAGCCGAAAAAAGGGACCCTGAAATACAAAGTTATCATCTCTATATTGGTAACCCTCATAAACGGCCTCGCATTGGGGGGGCTATTTTATTCCAACATGCGGCAGATCGAAAATTACAAGGTCATGAGCGCTTCGGTGAAAAGGGAAAAGGCGAACCTCGAACCCATATACGCAGAATACCTCAACCTGGAAAAAGGAAAGAAAGACACGGAGAGAAGGATAAAGGCGATCGGGAACCTGAAAGAGGGCAGGGCGCTTGCAGCAAGGACGCTCTATGACCTCACGGCGGTCGTGAGAGAAAGCCTCTGGCTGAAAAGTTTCCGTAAGACCCAGAACCGTTTCGAGCTCGAAGGACGCTCCCTTGAAAACGAATCCATTTCAAACTTCATGGAAAGTCTCTCCCGAATCCCCTATATGACCAATGTAGAGTTGAAGAATGTGGAGGATGTGACTGACGAGGGGATCGTGGTCAAAAAATTTCTGATACAAGGTAATATCGGCCTATGA